In one window of Erwinia tasmaniensis Et1/99 DNA:
- a CDS encoding zinc-dependent alcohol dehydrogenase family protein codes for MKASLFTRAMVREFGNIEDILRLEQAELPELAAGQVRVNMSFATINPSDLITISGAYRSRIALPFVPGFEGVGSICQSNDPALAVGQRVLPVGSMGAWQNYKDSEAQWCFTLPDFVSDRQAATGYVNPMTALLMLTEELNFTPGMRIMINAANSAIGKMLIRIANHRGLEPIAIVRKAENLSLFSGYATRQLLDSSAPDYPQALAALQRSGGVAAIFDCIGGEESLTLAQALTPGGQFIHYGLLSGQPIPPAFWRSRPDIRFSHFHLRMWVHHHDKALVQGKIDEVMALIRDGVIATEIVAEYALAEIDKAVAAVRSGELKGKILLRL; via the coding sequence ATGAAAGCCAGTTTATTCACCAGAGCGATGGTCCGTGAGTTCGGTAATATCGAGGATATCCTGCGGCTTGAACAGGCCGAACTGCCTGAACTTGCCGCCGGGCAGGTGCGGGTAAACATGTCGTTTGCCACCATTAACCCTTCAGATTTGATCACGATTTCCGGTGCCTACCGCTCGCGTATCGCCCTGCCGTTTGTCCCCGGCTTTGAAGGCGTGGGCAGCATCTGCCAAAGCAACGACCCGGCGCTGGCAGTCGGCCAGCGCGTGCTGCCGGTGGGCAGCATGGGGGCCTGGCAAAACTACAAAGACAGCGAGGCACAGTGGTGCTTTACCCTGCCTGATTTCGTCAGCGATCGTCAGGCGGCCACCGGCTACGTCAATCCGATGACCGCGCTGCTGATGCTCACTGAAGAGCTGAACTTCACCCCCGGCATGCGCATTATGATCAATGCGGCCAATTCGGCTATCGGCAAAATGCTGATCCGCATCGCCAACCATAGGGGGCTGGAGCCGATTGCCATCGTGCGTAAGGCGGAAAACCTCAGTCTGTTTAGCGGTTACGCCACCCGGCAGCTGCTGGACAGCAGCGCGCCGGACTACCCTCAGGCGCTGGCCGCGTTACAACGCAGCGGCGGCGTGGCGGCGATCTTCGACTGTATCGGCGGTGAAGAGTCACTGACGCTGGCTCAGGCGCTGACCCCCGGCGGGCAGTTTATCCACTATGGCCTGTTATCCGGCCAGCCGATCCCGCCCGCCTTCTGGCGCAGCCGCCCCGATATCCGTTTTTCCCATTTCCATCTGCGCATGTGGGTACATCACCACGACAAGGCGCTGGTGCAGGGCAAAATCGACGAGGTGATGGCGCTGATCCGTGACGGAGTGATTGCCACCGAGATTGTCGCCGAGTATGCGCTGGCGGAGATAGATAAGGCGGTAGCGGCGGTGAGGTCCGGTGAGCTGAAAGGCAAGATCTTACTGCGGCTGTAG
- a CDS encoding acyl-CoA thioesterase: protein MQKYHDDTFRVSMRDIDMNGHVHNSVYLDYFEDAVVNAFRRHHLLPLFRPQSAGVAYHVKKCEATFLHPLTVDDEVMPRVALEKLGNSSVIFAIQLRLADNGTPCAEGKLIWVCVDPRDNKPCPIPQETRAALRQHLPFNQASA, encoded by the coding sequence ATGCAGAAATATCACGACGACACCTTTCGTGTCTCAATGCGCGATATTGATATGAATGGTCATGTGCATAATTCGGTCTATTTAGATTACTTTGAAGACGCGGTGGTTAACGCCTTTCGCCGCCACCATCTGCTGCCGTTATTCCGCCCGCAGAGCGCTGGCGTAGCCTATCATGTGAAAAAATGTGAGGCAACGTTCCTCCATCCGCTGACGGTGGATGACGAAGTGATGCCACGGGTCGCGCTCGAAAAGCTGGGTAACAGCAGTGTAATTTTCGCCATCCAGCTGCGGCTGGCGGATAACGGCACGCCCTGTGCCGAAGGGAAATTAATCTGGGTATGCGTGGATCCACGAGATAATAAACCCTGCCCGATCCCGCAAGAAACCCGCGCCGCGTTGCGCCAGCACCTGCCGTTTAATCAGGCCAGCGCCTGA
- a CDS encoding class I adenylate-forming enzyme family protein has product MPVQDRVQLHAARRPHADALNIDRERLSWLQLWQGSNALYQHLCRLSLATGVVAIASANDITFPVAWLAATAQPLTAAVIDPLTPEENLHDILHRLKPDLLLLKRQDHRLIALAERLAIRWLALDGWQHAQPAADDSAFCADMQAATPFLIGFTSGTTSLPKAFIRSRRSWRCSFENGMAIFRLAEAPSTLYPGPLSHGIGLYCLNETLYAGGCFYSMARWQPQAVLMLLAQQRIERLVVVPTMIAGLAAAAQSDYASLRGLISAGAKLELNHYHLARALFPQAVIQEYYGASELGFVAVSTVDDDNIRASLKSVGPAFPATEITIRNDDGELLPAGQPGTIWLNSEQVIDGYLWGDDGSAFEKQPWGATVGDIGYLDVQQRLHMIGRRGNMILSGGNNIYLSEVESVIKSLPGVTEAAVIAVDDAYLGKKMVAVIEAADDIIGQLPQQSRLLLAKYKRPRHYYQIKRWPLTASGKIKRAELERRIEDGSCTELTELSA; this is encoded by the coding sequence ATGCCGGTACAGGATCGCGTTCAGCTTCACGCAGCACGCCGGCCGCATGCCGACGCGCTGAATATCGATAGAGAGAGGCTGAGTTGGCTACAGCTGTGGCAAGGCTCAAACGCGCTGTATCAGCATCTTTGCCGGCTGTCGTTAGCCACCGGCGTGGTGGCAATCGCCAGCGCCAATGATATTACCTTTCCCGTTGCCTGGCTGGCGGCCACCGCCCAGCCGTTGACGGCGGCGGTTATCGATCCGCTGACGCCGGAAGAGAATCTGCACGACATCCTTCATCGGCTGAAGCCGGATCTGCTGCTGCTTAAGCGGCAGGATCATCGGCTGATCGCGCTGGCCGAGCGGCTGGCTATCCGCTGGCTGGCGCTGGATGGCTGGCAGCATGCGCAGCCGGCCGCTGACGATAGCGCTTTCTGCGCGGATATGCAGGCGGCAACGCCGTTTCTCATCGGCTTTACCTCCGGTACCACCAGCCTGCCAAAGGCGTTTATCCGCTCGCGTCGATCCTGGCGTTGCAGCTTTGAAAACGGTATGGCGATCTTCCGGCTGGCGGAGGCCCCGTCAACGCTGTACCCCGGCCCGTTGTCGCACGGTATCGGGCTTTACTGCCTGAATGAAACCCTGTACGCGGGCGGCTGTTTTTACAGCATGGCGCGCTGGCAGCCGCAGGCGGTGCTGATGTTACTGGCGCAGCAGCGGATTGAACGGCTGGTGGTGGTGCCGACGATGATCGCCGGGCTGGCCGCCGCCGCGCAGTCAGATTATGCCAGCCTGCGTGGCCTGATCAGCGCCGGGGCCAAGCTGGAACTGAATCATTATCACCTTGCCAGGGCGCTGTTTCCGCAGGCGGTAATACAGGAGTATTACGGTGCCTCCGAGCTGGGCTTTGTTGCCGTTTCCACCGTCGATGATGACAATATCCGCGCCTCGCTGAAAAGCGTTGGGCCGGCTTTTCCCGCCACGGAAATCACCATCCGCAATGACGACGGTGAATTATTGCCTGCCGGGCAGCCGGGCACTATCTGGCTAAACAGCGAACAGGTTATCGACGGCTATTTATGGGGCGACGACGGTAGCGCCTTCGAAAAGCAGCCCTGGGGAGCCACGGTGGGCGATATCGGTTATCTCGATGTGCAGCAGCGCCTGCATATGATCGGCCGTCGGGGAAATATGATCCTCAGCGGCGGCAACAATATCTATCTCTCTGAAGTTGAGTCGGTGATCAAAAGCCTGCCCGGCGTCACTGAAGCGGCGGTGATTGCCGTCGACGATGCTTATCTGGGGAAAAAGATGGTGGCGGTGATTGAAGCGGCTGACGACATTATCGGGCAGCTGCCGCAGCAAAGTCGCCTGTTGCTGGCAAAATATAAGCGGCCGCGTCACTACTATCAGATCAAACGCTGGCCGCTCACGGCGAGCGGAAAAATCAAACGCGCCGAGTTGGAACGGAGGATCGAAGATGGCAGCTGCACAGAGCTTACTGAACTATCAGCCTGA
- a CDS encoding thiolase family protein gives MAAAQSLLNYQPEDDRQPVIVVACRTPIGRAYGSLASVSPEALLAPLFDRLIAALPGGFTAIDEVIIGNATGGGGNIARLAALAAGVPLTVPAVTVDRQCGSGLEAVINACRLVQARAGECYLAGGVESVSNAPWRVEKPTTLKQMPRFYPRARFSPDEIGDPEMGIAAENVARQCGISRERQDSFALRSHQRALAAAQQGAFLEEIVALDVNHQRVENDECPRPDTSLARLAALPPVFAADGSVTAGNCCPLNDGAALLLVMSRRRARECGFTQGLLFADACSAGVDPNLLGLGPVPATQKLLRRQPGLTLDRVEAIEFNEAFAAQVLASVDALGIDEHRINPQGGAIALGHPYGASGAIMVTRLFSQLVSQRQSEGYGLAMLGIAGGLGLSALFKGMRL, from the coding sequence ATGGCAGCTGCACAGAGCTTACTGAACTATCAGCCTGAAGATGACCGGCAGCCGGTGATCGTGGTTGCCTGCCGCACCCCCATCGGCAGGGCTTATGGCTCTCTGGCCAGCGTGTCGCCGGAGGCGCTGCTGGCTCCGCTATTTGACAGGCTGATCGCGGCGTTGCCCGGCGGCTTTACCGCGATTGATGAGGTGATCATCGGCAACGCCACCGGCGGCGGCGGCAATATTGCGCGGCTGGCGGCGCTGGCGGCGGGCGTGCCGCTGACAGTCCCCGCCGTGACGGTCGATCGCCAGTGCGGCTCCGGGCTGGAGGCGGTAATCAACGCCTGTCGGCTGGTGCAGGCCAGGGCGGGCGAATGCTATCTGGCCGGGGGCGTAGAGAGCGTCAGTAACGCGCCCTGGCGGGTGGAGAAGCCCACCACGCTAAAGCAGATGCCGCGCTTTTACCCGCGCGCACGGTTTTCGCCGGATGAGATCGGCGACCCGGAAATGGGCATCGCCGCCGAAAACGTGGCGCGCCAGTGCGGTATCAGCCGGGAACGCCAGGACAGCTTTGCGCTGCGCAGCCATCAGCGCGCGCTGGCCGCCGCGCAGCAGGGCGCATTCCTTGAGGAGATCGTCGCGCTCGACGTTAACCATCAGCGGGTTGAAAACGACGAGTGCCCGCGACCGGACACCTCGCTGGCGCGGCTGGCGGCGTTACCGCCGGTATTTGCCGCCGACGGCTCGGTGACGGCGGGTAACTGTTGCCCGCTCAATGACGGGGCTGCGCTGCTGCTGGTGATGAGCCGACGCAGGGCGCGGGAGTGCGGCTTTACCCAGGGACTGCTGTTTGCCGATGCCTGTAGCGCGGGCGTGGACCCGAATTTACTCGGCCTCGGCCCGGTTCCGGCCACGCAAAAACTGCTGCGGCGTCAGCCGGGCCTGACGCTGGACAGGGTTGAGGCGATTGAATTCAATGAAGCCTTTGCCGCCCAGGTGCTGGCATCGGTTGATGCACTGGGCATTGATGAACACAGGATCAACCCGCAGGGGGGGGCTATCGCTCTCGGTCATCCCTACGGCGCATCCGGGGCGATCATGGTGACCCGGCTGTTCAGCCAGCTGGTTAGCCAGCGGCAGAGCGAAGGCTACGGGCTGGCGATGCTGGGGATCGCCGGTGGGCTGGGGCTGAGCGCATTGTTTAAGGGCATGCGGCTGTGA
- a CDS encoding enoyl-CoA hydratase/isomerase family protein, protein MNADNPITPLVLCDRPAEHVVRLTLNRPARRNAYNAQMVSELEQWLNWCERQSAVRTVILTGSGEAFCSGADLHEAFTHGGEGLRNSRGGYHPLQHLPRRKIWIAALNGHAIGGGLEMALACDFIVASEDSRIALPEVQHGLLPLGGAISQLAARLPPNIARELLLTGETMEAQRALALGLFNQVVNAERLADTALALAERLNQAAPLAVQACNALLNQALAADDSQQGDRELQQLQRSEDYQESLRAFAARRAPRWQGR, encoded by the coding sequence ATGAATGCTGATAACCCGATAACCCCGCTGGTGCTGTGCGATCGCCCGGCTGAACATGTGGTGCGCCTGACGCTGAACCGCCCTGCCCGTCGCAATGCCTATAATGCGCAGATGGTCAGCGAGCTGGAGCAGTGGCTAAACTGGTGCGAGCGGCAGTCGGCGGTGCGTACGGTGATCCTGACTGGTTCCGGCGAGGCGTTTTGCAGCGGTGCGGATCTGCATGAGGCATTCACCCACGGCGGTGAGGGGCTGCGTAACTCACGCGGCGGCTATCATCCGCTCCAGCATCTGCCACGGCGCAAAATCTGGATCGCGGCGCTGAACGGTCATGCTATTGGCGGCGGGCTGGAGATGGCGCTGGCGTGCGATTTTATCGTCGCCAGTGAGGACTCCCGTATTGCCCTGCCGGAAGTACAGCACGGGCTGCTGCCGCTGGGCGGGGCCATCAGCCAGCTGGCGGCGCGTCTGCCGCCGAATATTGCCCGTGAGCTGCTGCTGACCGGTGAGACGATGGAGGCCCAGCGCGCGCTGGCACTGGGTTTGTTTAACCAGGTGGTGAATGCGGAACGGCTGGCAGACACTGCGCTGGCGCTGGCTGAACGCCTTAACCAGGCCGCACCGCTGGCGGTACAGGCCTGCAACGCGCTGCTGAACCAGGCGCTGGCGGCCGATGACAGTCAGCAGGGCGACAGGGAATTGCAGCAGTTACAGCGCAGCGAGGATTACCAGGAAAGCCTGCGTGCGTTTGCCGCACGGCGCGCCCCACGCTGGCAGGGGCGCTGA
- a CDS encoding winged helix-turn-helix domain-containing protein produces MRAYFEPKNCILSNDTKSIKITIQEARCLEYLIKHEGEFIRREMLQQECWIKRGVTVSDSAVRQSLYRLRRAFEDAGLPNLTLTTQARKGHILQKGSIALIHSGAKTDAYTDNSINPSVLNSINNDACGNFKPHFSVTSLLLIAKLLLLSALLFLAGFYSYQKIMLTDIKYHHSEEKEGRLYFYRKNQTYPQSAIERIHYWLRNKHVNYDNLKFIYLNNAWSGHISFYLCKGEMGSAGSDCTSIMIIGEHHP; encoded by the coding sequence ATGCGCGCCTATTTCGAACCCAAAAACTGTATTTTAAGCAACGATACGAAAAGCATTAAAATAACCATTCAGGAAGCACGGTGTCTGGAGTACCTCATTAAACATGAGGGGGAATTCATAAGAAGAGAGATGCTCCAGCAAGAGTGCTGGATCAAACGTGGGGTGACAGTGTCGGATAGTGCCGTCAGGCAAAGTCTTTATCGCTTAAGACGAGCGTTTGAAGATGCCGGGCTGCCGAACTTGACGCTAACAACCCAGGCGAGAAAAGGCCACATTTTGCAAAAAGGGAGCATCGCCTTAATCCACTCTGGTGCAAAAACGGACGCTTATACTGATAATAGCATTAACCCCAGCGTGCTAAACTCGATAAACAATGACGCATGTGGCAACTTCAAACCTCATTTCTCCGTTACAAGCCTGTTACTGATTGCTAAATTATTATTGTTATCAGCTTTATTGTTCCTTGCCGGATTTTACTCTTATCAGAAAATAATGCTAACCGATATTAAATATCATCACTCGGAAGAAAAAGAAGGTCGACTCTATTTTTACCGTAAGAACCAGACTTACCCGCAGAGTGCTATTGAAAGGATCCACTACTGGCTAAGAAACAAGCATGTTAATTATGATAATTTAAAGTTCATTTATCTTAATAACGCATGGAGTGGTCATATTTCCTTTTACCTTTGCAAAGGTGAGATGGGTAGCGCGGGAAGTGATTGCACCTCCATTATGATTATTGGAGAACACCATCCGTGA
- the acnB gene encoding bifunctional aconitate hydratase 2/2-methylisocitrate dehydratase gives MLEEYRKHVAERAAQGIVPKPLDASQMAALVELLKAPPAGEEEFLSDLLINRVPPGVDEAAYVKAGFLAAVTKGEATSPLVTPEKAIKLLGTMQGGYNIHALIDALDNDKLAPLAAESLSHTLLMFDNFYDVEDKAKAGNPHAKKIIQSWADAEWFLKRPKLAEKITVTVFKVTGETNTDDLSPAPDAWSRPDIPLHALAMLKNAREGIEPDDAGNVGPIGQIDALQKKGFPLAYVGDVVGTGSSRKSATNSVLWFMGDDIPYVPNKKGGGVCLGGKIAPIFFNTMEDAGALPIEVDVDRLNMGDVIDIYPYKGEVRHHDTDEVLANFELKTEVLLDEVRAGGRIPLIIGRGLTTKARESLGLPHSDVFLQAKDVAASTRGFSLAQKMVGRACGVEGVRPGAYCEPKMTSVGSQDTTGPMTRDELKDLACLGFSADLVMQSFCHTAAYPKPVDVTTHHTLPDFIMNRGGVSLRPGDGIIHSWLNRMLLPDTVGTGGDSHTRFPIGISFPAGSGLVAFAAATGVMPLDMPESVLVRFKGKMQPGITLRDLVHAIPLYAIKAGLLTVEKKGKKNIFSGRILEIEGLPDLKVEQAFELSDASAERSAAGCTIKLGQDPIIEYLNSNIVLLKWMISEGYGDRRTIERRIQGMEKWLADPQLLEGDAEAEYAAVIDIDLAEIKEPILCAPNDPDDARLLSDVQGTKIDEVFIGSCMTNIGHFRAAGKLLDSHKGQLPTRLWVAPPTKMDAAQLTEEGYYSVFGKSGARIEIPGCSLCMGNQARVADGATVVSTSTRNFPNRLGNGANVFLASAELSAVASLLGKLPTPDEYQAFMDRVDKTAVDTYRYLNFDQLTQYTDKADAVIFQTAV, from the coding sequence GTGCTAGAAGAATACCGTAAGCACGTTGCCGAGCGTGCAGCCCAGGGGATTGTTCCTAAACCGTTAGATGCTTCCCAAATGGCCGCGCTGGTTGAACTGCTAAAAGCCCCTCCTGCGGGTGAAGAAGAATTTCTGTCCGATCTGTTAATCAATCGAGTGCCGCCGGGTGTAGATGAAGCGGCGTACGTCAAAGCCGGCTTCCTGGCCGCCGTTACGAAGGGTGAAGCGACTTCTCCTCTGGTTACTCCTGAAAAAGCGATTAAGCTGCTGGGAACCATGCAGGGCGGATATAACATTCATGCGCTGATCGATGCGCTCGATAATGACAAGCTGGCCCCGCTTGCTGCTGAATCTCTTTCCCATACGCTGCTGATGTTCGATAACTTCTATGATGTTGAAGACAAAGCGAAAGCGGGCAACCCACACGCCAAAAAAATTATTCAGTCGTGGGCTGACGCCGAGTGGTTCCTGAAACGTCCTAAGCTGGCAGAAAAAATCACCGTTACCGTGTTTAAAGTGACCGGCGAGACTAATACCGACGATCTTTCCCCAGCGCCGGATGCGTGGTCCCGTCCTGATATTCCCCTGCACGCGCTGGCCATGCTGAAAAACGCGCGTGAAGGCATCGAACCCGACGATGCGGGCAACGTCGGTCCGATCGGACAGATCGACGCGCTACAGAAAAAAGGTTTTCCTCTGGCTTACGTCGGTGACGTGGTTGGTACAGGCTCTTCGCGTAAATCGGCCACCAACTCGGTGCTGTGGTTTATGGGCGACGATATTCCCTACGTGCCAAATAAAAAAGGCGGAGGCGTGTGCCTGGGCGGTAAAATTGCCCCCATTTTCTTCAATACCATGGAAGATGCTGGCGCATTGCCCATCGAAGTTGACGTCGATCGTCTGAATATGGGCGATGTGATTGATATCTATCCTTATAAAGGGGAAGTACGCCATCACGACACCGACGAAGTACTGGCTAACTTTGAGCTGAAAACCGAAGTGCTGCTGGATGAAGTCCGCGCCGGTGGCCGTATTCCGCTGATTATCGGCCGTGGTTTAACCACCAAAGCGCGCGAATCGTTAGGCCTGCCGCACAGCGATGTGTTCCTGCAGGCGAAAGACGTTGCGGCCAGCACGCGTGGTTTCTCTCTGGCGCAGAAGATGGTGGGCCGCGCCTGTGGCGTTGAGGGCGTTCGCCCTGGCGCCTATTGTGAGCCTAAAATGACGTCGGTCGGCTCCCAGGACACGACAGGCCCAATGACCCGCGATGAGCTTAAAGACCTGGCCTGTCTGGGCTTTTCTGCGGACCTGGTGATGCAGTCCTTCTGCCATACCGCCGCTTATCCTAAGCCAGTGGATGTAACCACCCACCACACGTTGCCCGACTTTATTATGAACCGTGGTGGCGTGTCGCTGCGTCCGGGCGATGGCATTATCCACAGCTGGCTGAACCGCATGCTGCTGCCGGATACCGTTGGCACCGGCGGCGATTCCCACACGCGCTTCCCGATAGGTATCTCTTTCCCGGCGGGTTCTGGTCTGGTGGCCTTCGCCGCCGCGACCGGCGTGATGCCGCTGGATATGCCGGAGTCGGTGCTGGTTCGCTTCAAAGGCAAAATGCAGCCGGGTATCACCCTGCGCGATCTGGTTCATGCTATCCCGCTGTATGCGATCAAAGCAGGTCTGCTGACCGTGGAGAAGAAAGGCAAGAAAAACATCTTCTCTGGCCGCATTCTCGAAATCGAAGGGCTGCCTGACCTGAAAGTAGAGCAGGCGTTTGAACTTTCGGATGCGTCCGCAGAGCGCTCTGCGGCGGGCTGTACCATTAAGCTCGGCCAGGATCCGATCATCGAGTATCTCAACTCGAATATCGTGCTGCTGAAATGGATGATCTCGGAAGGTTACGGCGACCGCCGTACTATCGAACGCCGTATTCAGGGTATGGAAAAGTGGCTGGCCGATCCGCAACTGCTGGAAGGTGATGCCGAGGCAGAGTATGCGGCGGTAATCGATATCGATCTGGCAGAGATCAAAGAGCCCATTCTGTGCGCGCCGAACGATCCGGACGATGCCCGTTTGTTGTCAGACGTGCAGGGCACTAAAATCGACGAGGTGTTTATCGGCTCGTGCATGACCAACATTGGTCATTTCCGTGCTGCCGGTAAGCTGCTGGATAGCCATAAAGGCCAGTTGCCAACCCGTCTGTGGGTAGCACCGCCCACTAAAATGGACGCGGCGCAGCTAACCGAGGAAGGTTATTACAGCGTATTCGGTAAAAGCGGTGCGCGTATTGAAATTCCGGGCTGCTCGCTGTGCATGGGGAACCAGGCGCGGGTGGCGGACGGCGCGACGGTGGTTTCAACCTCAACGCGTAACTTCCCGAACCGTCTGGGTAACGGCGCAAATGTTTTCCTTGCGTCTGCCGAGCTGTCTGCGGTGGCCTCGCTGCTGGGTAAACTGCCTACGCCAGATGAGTATCAGGCATTTATGGATCGGGTGGATAAAACCGCCGTGGATACCTATCGCTATCTGAATTTCGACCAGCTGACGCAATATACCGATAAAGCGGATGCGGTGATTTTCCAGACGGCTGTTTAA
- the yacL gene encoding protein YacL → MEYEFLKDVTGVVKVRMSMGHEAIGHWFNDEVNGHPEILAEVEAAIAGVKGSERQWQRVGREYTLLLDEEEVMIRANQLGFEGDDMEEGMNYYDEESLSFCGVEDFLAIIAAYRAFLLGR, encoded by the coding sequence ATGGAATATGAATTTCTGAAAGATGTCACCGGAGTGGTGAAGGTTCGCATGTCGATGGGCCATGAGGCGATTGGGCACTGGTTCAACGATGAGGTGAATGGCCATCCTGAGATTCTGGCAGAGGTGGAAGCGGCGATAGCCGGGGTTAAAGGCAGCGAACGTCAATGGCAGCGGGTGGGACGTGAGTACACGCTGTTGCTGGATGAGGAAGAGGTGATGATCCGGGCTAATCAGCTTGGTTTCGAAGGGGATGACATGGAGGAGGGGATGAACTACTACGACGAAGAGAGTCTGTCATTCTGCGGTGTCGAAGACTTTTTAGCTATCATTGCCGCCTACCGGGCTTTCTTACTGGGGCGCTAA
- the speD gene encoding adenosylmethionine decarboxylase produces MKLQKLKLHGFNNLTKSLSFCIYDICYANTEAERDGYIAYIDEQYNANRLTEILSETCSIIGANVLNIARQDYEPQGASVTILVSEEPIDPRDIDTSEHPGPLPNSVVAHLDKSHICVHTYPESHPEGGLCTFRADIEVSTCGVISPLKALNYLIHQLESDIVTIDYRVRGFTRDVNGVKHFIDHEINSIQNFMSEDMKSMYDMMDVNVYQENMFHTKMLLKEFDLKHYLFNTKPEDLSAQEHKRITDLLWKEMREIYYGRNIPAIG; encoded by the coding sequence ATGAAATTGCAAAAGCTGAAATTACATGGCTTCAACAACCTGACCAAAAGCCTGAGCTTTTGTATCTACGATATCTGCTACGCGAACACAGAAGCTGAGCGCGACGGATATATTGCCTATATTGATGAGCAGTACAATGCGAACCGCCTGACCGAAATCCTGAGTGAAACCTGCTCAATTATCGGTGCCAACGTGCTGAATATTGCGCGTCAGGATTATGAACCACAGGGTGCCAGCGTCACCATTTTGGTCAGTGAAGAACCCATTGACCCCCGTGATATCGATACTTCAGAGCATCCAGGCCCGCTGCCGAACTCGGTTGTTGCCCACTTGGATAAAAGCCATATCTGCGTGCATACCTACCCGGAGAGCCACCCCGAGGGCGGTCTTTGTACGTTCCGTGCTGATATCGAAGTGTCCACCTGTGGTGTGATTTCGCCGTTAAAGGCGTTGAACTACTTAATACACCAGCTCGAATCTGACATTGTTACGATCGACTATCGCGTGCGCGGCTTTACCCGTGATGTGAACGGCGTTAAGCATTTTATCGATCATGAAATCAATTCGATTCAGAACTTTATGTCGGAAGATATGAAGTCAATGTATGACATGATGGATGTGAACGTGTACCAGGAGAATATGTTCCACACCAAAATGCTGCTGAAAGAGTTTGATCTTAAACATTACCTGTTTAATACCAAACCGGAAGATCTCAGCGCACAGGAACATAAACGCATTACCGATCTGTTATGGAAAGAGATGCGCGAGATTTATTACGGTCGGAATATACCGGCCATCGGATAG
- the speE gene encoding polyamine aminopropyltransferase has translation MATNEMWYETLHTGFGQYFSVDKIIYREKTDHQDLVIFENAALGRVMALDGVVQTTERDEFIYHEMMTHVPLLAHGAPKRVLIIGGGDGAMLREVCRHKNIEQITMVEIDAGVVTFCRQYLPNHNAGAYDDARFKLVIDDGVNFVNQTSDKFDVIISDCTDPIGPGESLFTSEFYQGCRRCLNQDGIFVAQNGVCFLQQDEAVNSHRKLSHYFGDVSFYQAAIPTYYGGIMTFAWASDNPALRQLDMATLTARFSEAGLNCRYYNPAIHTGSFALPQYLLNALAD, from the coding sequence ATGGCGACTAATGAAATGTGGTATGAAACGCTTCATACCGGATTCGGGCAGTATTTTTCTGTCGACAAAATCATTTACCGCGAAAAGACCGATCATCAGGATCTGGTTATTTTTGAAAATGCAGCCCTGGGCCGCGTTATGGCGCTGGACGGCGTGGTGCAAACCACCGAACGCGATGAATTTATCTATCATGAGATGATGACCCACGTTCCCCTGCTGGCACACGGTGCACCAAAGCGCGTGCTGATTATCGGTGGCGGCGATGGCGCAATGCTGCGTGAAGTGTGTCGCCATAAAAACATCGAACAGATAACGATGGTTGAAATCGATGCCGGTGTGGTGACCTTTTGCCGTCAGTACCTGCCGAATCATAACGCCGGAGCGTATGACGATGCGCGTTTCAAGCTGGTTATTGACGATGGTGTAAACTTCGTTAATCAAACCAGTGATAAATTTGATGTGATCATTTCTGACTGTACCGATCCGATCGGGCCAGGAGAAAGTCTCTTTACTTCGGAGTTTTATCAGGGATGCCGCCGCTGTCTGAATCAGGACGGCATTTTTGTGGCACAAAACGGCGTGTGTTTCCTACAGCAGGATGAGGCGGTCAACAGCCATCGTAAACTGAGCCACTACTTTGGTGATGTCAGTTTCTATCAGGCCGCGATCCCGACCTACTACGGCGGTATCATGACCTTCGCCTGGGCAAGCGATAACCCGGCGCTGCGCCAGCTGGATATGGCCACACTGACCGCGCGCTTCTCTGAAGCAGGCCTGAACTGCCGTTATTACAATCCGGCAATCCATACCGGCAGCTTTGCCCTGCCGCAATATTTGTTAAATGCGCTGGCAGACTAG